In one Capra hircus breed San Clemente chromosome 22, ASM170441v1, whole genome shotgun sequence genomic region, the following are encoded:
- the CCR5 gene encoding C-C chemokine receptor type 5 codes for MDYQTSTPLYDIDYGMSEPCQKINVRQIAGQLLPPLYSLVFIFGFVGNLLVVLILINCKKLKSMTDIYLLNLAISDLLFIITIPFWAHYAADQWVFGNTMCQLFTGFYFIGYFGGIFFIILLTIDRYLAIVHAVFALKARTVTFGAVTSGVTWVVAMFASLPGIIFTKSQKEGSRHTCSPHFPSNQYHFWKSFQTLKIVILGLVLPLLVMIVCYSGIIKTLLQCRSEKKKHKAVRLIFVIMIVYFLFWAPYNIVLLLSTFQEFFGLNNCSDSNRLDQAMQVTETLGMTHCCINPIIYAFVGEKFRNYLLRFFRKYIASRFCKGCPVFQGEAPERVSSVYTRSTGEQEVSVGL; via the coding sequence ATGGATTATCAAACATCAACTCCCCTCTATGACATTGATTATGGGATGTCAGAGCCATGCCAAAAAATCAACGTGAGGCAAATTGCAGGCCAGCTCTTGCCCCCACTCTACTCGCTGGTGTTCATCTTTGGTTTTGTGGGCAACTTGCTGGTTGTCCTCATCCTGATAAACTGCAAAAAGCTGAAGAGCATGACTGACATCTATCTGCTCAACTTGGCCATCTCTGACCTACTTTTCATCATCACTATCCCATTCTGGGCTCACTACGCTGCAGACCAGTGGGTATTTGGAAATACAATGTGCCAGTTATTCACAGGGTTCTATTTCATTGGTTATTTTGGTGGAATCTTCTTCATCATCCTCTTGACAATCGATAGGTACCTGGCTATCGTTCATGCTGTGTTTGCTTTAAAAGCCAGAACAGTCACCTTTGGGGCAGTGACAAGTGGGGTCACGTGGGTGGTGGCTATGTTTGCCTCTCTCCCAGGAATTATCTTTACCAAATCCCAAAAGGAAGGCTCTCGTCATACGTGCAGCCCACATTTCCCATCCAATCAGTAtcatttctggaagagtttccaAACTTTAAAGATAGTCATCTTGGGGCTGGTGCTGCCTCTGCTTGTCATGATCGTCTGCTACTCGGGAATCATAAAAACCCTGCTCCAGTGTCGCAGCGAGAAGAAGAAGCACAAGGCTGTGAGGCTCATCTTCGTGATCATGATTGTCTACTTTCTCTTCTGGGCTCCCTACAACATCGTCCTCCTCCTGAGCACCTTCCAGGAATTCTTCGGCTTGAATAACTGCAGTGACTCTAACAGGCTGGACCAAGCCATGCAGGTGACAGAGACCCTGGGGATGACGCACTGCTGCATCAACCCCATCATCTATGCCTTCGTGGGGGAGAAGTTCCGAAACTATCTCCTACGGTTCTTCCGAAAGTACATCGCCAGCCGCTTCTGCAAAGGCTGTCCAGTCTTCCAGGGAGAGGCTCCAGAGCGAGTGAGCTCCGTTTACACACGATCCACGGGAGAACAGGAAGTCTCTGTTGGCTTGTGA